The Verrucomicrobiia bacterium genome contains a region encoding:
- a CDS encoding DUF1553 domain-containing protein — protein MSWPYACRRLLGLGVLLVSLVQLDAAVAVFTRGINLNGPATVIDGQKWEAGAEAKDFKATGKTFENQKVVLKPPTDAARTQMIRSSVWGNKVDLEFSNLAAGTYQVFLYVWEDNHSEQFDLLVNDKVVQSAFHSGTAGMWKRLGPWRAEAVNGKLTVVAKGPSHGAANLSGVELWAGEGTVPELARPQFINEPNADQLAFFESRIRPALVEHCYECHSAGAEKIKGGLVLDSRAGVQKGGDTGAAITPGDPEASLLIHAVRHASEDVKMPPKKKLPPKVIADLEEWVRMGAPDPRSTSTLGAVKAKETIDWAKAREWWSLRPLESPALPKVKNTSWPVNEIDRFVLAKVEAAKLTPAPDAEPRALIRRMTYDLHGLPPTPEEVEAFVQESRRNAKGAVSKLVDRLLASPRYGERWGRHWLDVVRYADTAGDNSDYPIPQMHRYRDWVIDAFNRDLPYDEFVRDQLAGDLRGGNTDEERFQRIIATGYIANSRRFGSRVDDYPQHLTIEDTLDSLGRSFLGLTINCARCHDHKFDPISTQDYYALYGVFNSTRYPWPGIELDKKQRDLVMLVSPEKRAEAEAAFKARAQEQARLDKEVKRLKDELKDASEDKKATLKEQLAQAEKAAGDYLKQALPVDLVYAVAEATKIADVRVQQKGDPAKPGEMVPRRFLQALGGQELPAGSKASGREQLAGWIVAKDNPLTARVMVNRIWQNHFGRGIVPTPNDFGKNGKPASHPELLDFLAAKFRDDGWSIKAMHRMILSSRTYQQAAVQSPAALERDPANELLASFPRRRLDAESIRDALLYLGGNLDLFAAGAHPFPPQHQWDFTQHKPFKADYASNHRSVFLMTQRIQRHPYLSIFDGADPSTSTPVRTSSTTPLQALYLLNDAFVHEQSQRVAGRVMAQTADAKKRINHAYELLFARPPQNEEIAGGMAFIERAQAKLREDGMTDGVEKEAWCAYVRVLFRLNEFVYLD, from the coding sequence ATGTCCTGGCCCTATGCGTGCCGTCGTTTGCTGGGCTTGGGAGTCTTGCTGGTTTCTTTGGTACAACTCGACGCGGCGGTGGCGGTGTTTACGCGGGGCATCAACCTGAACGGACCGGCCACTGTCATCGACGGGCAGAAATGGGAAGCGGGCGCAGAGGCGAAGGATTTCAAGGCGACGGGCAAGACATTCGAGAACCAGAAGGTGGTGCTGAAGCCGCCTACGGATGCCGCGCGCACGCAGATGATCCGCAGCAGTGTGTGGGGTAACAAGGTGGATCTGGAGTTCAGCAATCTGGCAGCGGGCACTTACCAAGTTTTTCTCTATGTGTGGGAGGATAATCACAGCGAACAGTTCGATCTGCTGGTGAATGACAAGGTGGTACAGTCGGCCTTTCACAGCGGCACAGCGGGGATGTGGAAGCGACTGGGACCTTGGCGGGCCGAGGCCGTGAATGGCAAATTGACGGTGGTGGCGAAAGGGCCAAGCCACGGGGCAGCAAATTTGTCCGGCGTGGAATTGTGGGCGGGTGAGGGAACGGTGCCGGAACTCGCGCGGCCGCAATTCATCAATGAACCGAACGCGGATCAGCTCGCGTTCTTCGAGAGCCGGATACGGCCCGCTTTGGTGGAACATTGTTACGAGTGCCACAGTGCGGGGGCAGAAAAGATTAAGGGCGGTCTGGTGCTGGATTCGCGCGCCGGGGTGCAGAAGGGTGGCGATACGGGGGCGGCCATAACGCCGGGTGATCCGGAGGCCAGCCTGCTGATCCATGCGGTGCGTCATGCGAGCGAAGACGTGAAGATGCCGCCGAAGAAGAAATTGCCGCCCAAAGTCATCGCGGATCTGGAGGAATGGGTGCGCATGGGTGCGCCTGATCCACGAAGCACCAGCACGCTGGGGGCGGTGAAGGCGAAGGAAACGATTGATTGGGCCAAGGCGCGGGAGTGGTGGTCCTTGCGTCCGCTAGAATCTCCTGCACTGCCGAAGGTGAAGAATACGTCCTGGCCCGTGAATGAGATCGACCGGTTCGTGCTGGCCAAGGTGGAAGCGGCCAAGCTGACCCCTGCGCCCGATGCTGAACCGCGCGCGCTCATCCGACGGATGACTTATGATTTGCACGGTTTGCCGCCCACGCCGGAGGAAGTGGAGGCGTTTGTGCAGGAATCACGGCGGAATGCGAAAGGTGCCGTCAGCAAACTCGTAGACCGGTTGCTGGCGTCGCCGCGTTATGGTGAGCGTTGGGGACGGCATTGGCTGGATGTAGTGCGTTACGCGGATACGGCGGGCGACAATTCGGATTATCCCATCCCGCAGATGCATCGCTATCGCGACTGGGTGATCGATGCCTTCAATCGCGATTTGCCGTATGATGAATTTGTACGCGACCAGCTCGCGGGTGATCTGCGCGGTGGCAACACGGATGAGGAACGTTTCCAACGCATCATCGCCACGGGCTACATCGCGAACTCACGACGGTTCGGCTCGCGTGTAGATGATTATCCGCAACATCTGACCATCGAGGATACGTTGGACAGCCTGGGGCGCAGTTTTCTGGGACTGACGATCAATTGCGCGCGGTGCCATGATCACAAGTTCGACCCGATCAGCACGCAGGATTATTACGCGCTTTATGGGGTCTTCAACAGCACGCGCTATCCGTGGCCGGGCATCGAACTGGACAAGAAGCAGCGTGACCTCGTGATGCTGGTATCCCCGGAGAAGCGCGCGGAAGCCGAGGCTGCATTCAAAGCCCGCGCGCAAGAGCAGGCGCGGCTGGATAAAGAAGTAAAACGCCTCAAGGACGAGTTGAAGGATGCGTCGGAGGATAAAAAAGCAACGCTCAAAGAGCAACTGGCTCAGGCAGAAAAAGCGGCGGGAGACTATTTGAAGCAAGCACTGCCAGTGGACTTGGTGTATGCCGTGGCGGAGGCAACCAAGATCGCTGATGTGCGCGTGCAGCAGAAGGGTGATCCGGCCAAACCCGGCGAAATGGTGCCGCGCCGTTTCTTACAAGCGCTCGGTGGACAGGAATTGCCCGCAGGCTCCAAAGCCAGCGGACGTGAACAACTGGCGGGATGGATCGTGGCGAAGGATAATCCATTGACCGCACGGGTGATGGTGAACCGTATATGGCAGAATCATTTCGGGCGCGGCATCGTGCCGACGCCGAACGATTTCGGTAAGAACGGCAAGCCAGCGAGCCATCCTGAGCTGCTCGATTTTCTGGCGGCGAAGTTCCGGGATGACGGCTGGTCCATCAAGGCGATGCACCGGATGATCTTGTCATCACGCACGTATCAACAGGCGGCAGTGCAAAGTCCTGCCGCATTGGAGCGCGATCCGGCGAATGAATTGCTCGCGAGTTTCCCACGTCGTCGCTTGGATGCGGAATCCATTCGTGATGCGCTGCTGTATCTGGGCGGCAACCTGGACTTATTCGCTGCCGGAGCACATCCGTTTCCGCCACAGCACCAGTGGGACTTCACGCAGCACAAACCGTTCAAGGCGGATTACGCGAGCAATCATCGCAGCGTGTTCCTGATGACACAGCGCATCCAGCGGCATCCGTATCTGTCCATTTTCGACGGGGCCGATCCTTCCACCAGCACACCGGTGCGCACGAGCAGCACGACGCCGTTGCAGGCGTTGTATTTGCTCAATGATGCGTTCGTTCATGAACAGTCCCAGCGCGTGGCGGGACGGGTGATGGCGCAGACGGCAGATGCTAAGAAACGCATCAACCACGCGTATGAATTGCTTTTTGCGCGCCCACCTCAGAACGAGGAAATCGCCGGTGGCATGGCATTTATCGAGCGCGCCCAAGCCAAGTTGCGTGAGGATGGCATGACGGACGGGGTGGAAAAGGAAGCCTGGTGTGCGTATGTGCGCGTGCTGTTTCGGCTCAACGAATTTGTTTACCTGGACTAA
- a CDS encoding acyltransferase family protein, with protein MTSSPEPTTTRRHDLDALRAVAMLLGIALHAALSFLPGIWVVEDNSSHPVFGLLITAVHGFRMPLFFLISGYFTAMLWRKRGLRELLKQRWQRIGKPCLVGLITIVPLTWAALIFVAAVGKRQTANLETHYWAAVIEGQETKVGIHLSNGTDANVMHPTWGISALSAATMHNRLEVMKLLIQKGADVNLKNRDGGSSLHIASLLGRHDAVKLLLEKGADRNQKNHHGQTAQEILLTDWGKTIVTISAWQVWLDRETVMSGRAKAEAHFVAHGGEKRFSDSGRKKLAEIISLLTLVPFFHHLWFLWFLCWLVGLFAVYAWLAARWQWQGLPAWAVISPARYLWVIPLTLLPQFFMSGMATVFGPDTAIGLLPMPHVLAYYAVFFGFGALYYDREGPADHVGQGWRWTLPVLLVVIFPLGLEMTTGALGFRDRLMSPEWYRPWANILQVVYAWGMSFACMGLFRAKFHGESPRWRYISDSAYWLYLAHLPLMFVAQWLIRDWPGPALVKFTFLCISTTAVLLVSYHYMVRYTWIGRMLNGPREQT; from the coding sequence ATGACATCATCGCCTGAACCGACCACCACCCGGCGGCATGATCTCGATGCCTTGCGCGCGGTGGCGATGCTGCTGGGCATTGCGCTGCACGCTGCGCTTTCGTTTCTGCCGGGCATCTGGGTCGTGGAGGATAACAGCAGCCATCCGGTATTTGGACTGCTCATCACGGCGGTGCATGGGTTTCGCATGCCGCTGTTTTTTCTGATCAGCGGTTACTTCACGGCCATGCTGTGGCGCAAGCGCGGGTTGCGGGAACTGCTCAAGCAACGCTGGCAACGGATCGGCAAGCCCTGTCTGGTGGGTTTGATCACCATCGTGCCGTTGACGTGGGCGGCGTTGATATTCGTGGCGGCAGTCGGCAAACGTCAGACCGCGAATCTCGAGACTCATTATTGGGCGGCGGTTATCGAAGGCCAGGAGACGAAAGTAGGGATTCATCTGTCCAATGGGACCGATGCAAATGTCATGCATCCCACGTGGGGAATCTCCGCGCTGTCAGCGGCCACCATGCACAACCGGCTGGAGGTGATGAAACTGCTCATCCAAAAGGGCGCGGATGTGAATTTGAAAAACCGGGACGGTGGCAGTTCTTTGCACATCGCTTCACTCTTGGGCCGTCATGACGCGGTGAAACTGCTCCTGGAGAAAGGTGCCGACCGGAATCAAAAGAACCATCATGGTCAGACCGCCCAGGAAATCTTGCTCACTGATTGGGGCAAAACGATCGTGACCATCTCTGCGTGGCAAGTGTGGCTGGATAGAGAAACGGTGATGAGCGGACGGGCAAAGGCGGAGGCGCATTTCGTGGCTCACGGCGGGGAAAAGCGTTTCAGTGACTCCGGCCGCAAAAAGCTGGCTGAAATCATCAGCCTGCTGACCTTGGTTCCTTTCTTTCACCACTTGTGGTTTCTCTGGTTTCTCTGCTGGTTGGTCGGACTTTTCGCGGTGTATGCGTGGCTGGCCGCCCGCTGGCAATGGCAGGGCCTGCCTGCCTGGGCGGTGATCTCGCCCGCGCGTTACCTTTGGGTGATACCGCTTACTTTATTGCCTCAATTTTTTATGAGCGGCATGGCCACGGTGTTCGGGCCAGATACCGCGATAGGCTTGCTCCCGATGCCGCATGTGCTGGCATATTACGCGGTGTTCTTCGGTTTCGGCGCGCTCTACTATGATCGCGAAGGTCCGGCAGATCATGTGGGACAAGGATGGAGATGGACTTTGCCGGTGCTGTTGGTGGTGATCTTTCCATTGGGTTTGGAGATGACTACGGGCGCGTTGGGTTTTCGCGATCGGCTGATGTCGCCGGAATGGTATCGGCCCTGGGCGAACATCTTGCAGGTGGTTTATGCGTGGGGGATGTCTTTTGCTTGCATGGGATTGTTCCGTGCGAAGTTTCACGGTGAGAGTCCGCGCTGGCGCTACATCTCAGACTCGGCGTATTGGCTGTATCTGGCGCATCTGCCATTGATGTTTGTGGCGCAATGGCTGATCCGCGACTGGCCAGGGCCTGCCCTCGTGAAGTTCACCTTCCTCTGCATTTCCACCACTGCAGTGTTACTGGTGAGCTATCATTACATGGTGCGCTATACGTGGATCGGGCGGATGTTGAACGGGCCGAGGGAGCAAACGTAG
- a CDS encoding DUF1501 domain-containing protein codes for MNNLPKQILPRHAASMNTPVKSRRAFLHSLVGGSLLMPGIISELCGASAAGDPLAPKPSPFPATAKRVIFIFSNGGVSQMDTFDPKPELFKADGKKTGVGGGLSNQQRVLLKPLWDFKPGGKCGTMVSDLFPHLRECMDDICVIRSMKGDDNEHYNATLGIHTGSFFFSRPSIGSWVSYGLGTMNGNLPSFVALAPQMPYAGTQIFNNDFLPAYHQGVRVIGGKEPIPNLDRRTRQNGLQEMELELADVLNNRHLSARANDSDLAARIRTFETAFHMQTDARDVFNFDKESDATLALYGLNRGQTEGFGWQCLTARRLAEKGVRFIEIVDGSSSKNWDQHGDMAEHAIHAKNIDQPIAGLLADLKARGMLEDTLVVWTTEFGRTPGVDGTKGRGHHSACFSSWLAGGGVKGGISYGATDEIASTVVENKVHVHDFHATILHLLGINHEALTYRHGGRDYRLTDVFGNVVHDIIA; via the coding sequence ATGAACAACTTGCCGAAACAGATTCTTCCGAGGCATGCTGCGAGCATGAACACGCCCGTGAAATCCCGTCGTGCCTTTCTGCACTCGCTGGTGGGCGGTTCGCTGTTGATGCCTGGGATCATTTCGGAGCTGTGCGGGGCATCAGCAGCAGGCGATCCACTGGCACCGAAGCCTTCACCTTTTCCGGCCACAGCCAAGCGGGTGATCTTCATCTTCTCGAATGGTGGCGTGTCGCAGATGGACACGTTTGACCCAAAGCCGGAACTGTTCAAGGCGGACGGTAAGAAGACAGGTGTGGGCGGCGGCCTCTCGAATCAGCAGCGCGTATTGCTCAAGCCGTTGTGGGATTTCAAACCGGGCGGCAAATGCGGCACGATGGTCAGTGATCTCTTCCCGCATCTGCGCGAGTGCATGGATGACATCTGCGTGATCCGCTCCATGAAGGGGGACGACAACGAGCATTATAACGCCACTCTGGGCATCCACACAGGTTCCTTCTTTTTCTCACGGCCGAGCATCGGTTCCTGGGTAAGCTATGGGCTGGGCACGATGAACGGGAACTTGCCCTCGTTCGTGGCGCTGGCTCCGCAGATGCCTTATGCAGGCACACAAATTTTTAATAACGATTTCCTGCCTGCATATCACCAAGGCGTGCGTGTCATCGGCGGCAAAGAGCCGATTCCAAATCTGGACCGGCGCACGCGTCAGAATGGTTTGCAGGAAATGGAGTTGGAACTGGCGGATGTGCTGAACAACCGGCACCTCTCAGCACGCGCGAACGACAGCGATCTGGCCGCGCGTATCCGGACATTTGAGACGGCGTTCCACATGCAGACGGATGCGCGGGATGTGTTCAATTTCGACAAGGAGAGTGATGCTACACTGGCGCTCTATGGATTGAACCGCGGGCAGACGGAAGGTTTCGGCTGGCAATGTCTGACAGCGCGGCGCTTGGCAGAGAAAGGAGTGCGCTTCATCGAGATCGTGGATGGCAGCAGCAGCAAGAACTGGGATCAGCACGGTGATATGGCGGAGCATGCGATCCATGCGAAGAATATCGACCAGCCGATCGCCGGATTGCTGGCGGACTTGAAGGCGCGGGGAATGCTGGAGGATACGCTGGTGGTGTGGACTACGGAGTTTGGTCGCACTCCGGGCGTGGATGGCACCAAAGGTCGCGGGCATCACAGCGCGTGTTTCAGCTCATGGCTTGCAGGCGGAGGTGTGAAAGGCGGCATTAGCTACGGAGCCACGGATGAGATCGCTTCTACGGTGGTGGAGAACAAGGTGCATGTGCATGATTTTCACGCGACCATCTTGCACCTGCTGGGCATCAATCACGAGGCGCTGACCTACCGGCATGGCGGACGGGATTATCGCCTGACAGATGTGTTTGGGAACGTGGTGCATGACATCATCGCCTGA